The nucleotide window AGGGAAGAAATTGGCCTTTGCAAAGGTGCCCGTTGCTGCCGTTCTTTTGATGGCAAATCAGGAACAAGATTTACCCTGCCTTTCTAGAATCATTGATCTTTTGGCTACCTCCAGTCAATTATTAAATGATTTTGGAAGTTTGGAACGTGATTTAAAAACACAACATTTTACCCATCCCTTATCTCAATCCTTGGAATTTGAAGATGCGAATTCCTCTGCCAATCTTGGAGATGTTTTTTTTGAGAGGTTGTTACGAAAGACCTCGTTGGAGGATTTGTTCCAGAAGGTGGTGGAGTTGGATGATCGGGTATTAAGGCTTTTAGAATCGTTTTCCCTACCTTCCCTTGTTTTATTTTTAGAGGGAAGGACGAGGGAAGTCAAAGAGATACGCGAGCGTTATCTGAAATTGAAATTACAGTCTTTGTTGGGGGTGGGTAGGGGTGATGCAGTGAGTATTGAACATTAAAAGGGGGAGATGATTATGAGTCAGAAAGGAATTGAACAGTTAATTGGGAAGGCGTTGGTGGATAAGCAATTTCTGGAAGATTTTTTGAAAAATCCAGAGGGGAAGGTAAAAGAGGCCGGTTTCGATGTCTCATCTGAAGAGCTTGGGCAGCTTAAAAAAGTAGATGCTGTCAAGGCAAGGCAATTTTCTGAATCTTTCGCGAAGGAATTTGGCAAAAGGCAGCAAGCAATCGGTATTCCTTTTCTTTGAGAGTGGTATTGACATTCTTTCATGGAAATTTTTTTTGAAGTTGGGAAGGAGATTGGGCGAATTAAATGAAGGAGGGTTTTTATGAGCCAGAAAGGAATTGAACAGTTAATTGGGAAGGCGTTGTCGGACGGGAAGTTTTTGGAAGAGTTTTTGAAAAATCCGGAAGGAAGGGCAAAGGAGACAGGGTTGGATATTTCTGCGGAGGAACTTTCATAGATTAAGAAAATGGATGCTGAGAAGGTAAGGCATTTTGCAGAAGCTTTTTCACAAACGTTTGTAGATAGAAGACAAGGGGCCTTTGGATGAAAGGGGCTATGAGAAATTAAGAAATGAGACAGCGATTGCTCTTGACAAGATGTCTCGAATGTATAAAATGTAATATATTGTATTTAACATATTTAACATTTCATACAGCAGGGTCATGAAAAATCCGTTTTCTCCGACCTATCCAGTCAATCCTCAGTATTTTGCGAATAGACGGGATGTCTTAAATACATTTTGGCGCGCAGTGGAACGTTCCACCCAGACAAAGAATCCTACCCCGGACAACATCGCAATATTGGGAGAATGGGGAATAGGGAAGTCCTCCGTGTTAAGAAAGTTTGAAGCGATTGCATTGGAAGAGGCCCATCCCCGTCGAATCTTTTGTAGTCTCATAGAGCTGGTCCCCGTGGCCTGCAATTCCTTCGCCAGTTTTTCTGAAAAGGTGATAGATGATATTGATCGCAACTTTGTGACGCAAGCTTCTCTGGTGGCCAAAATTCGAAATGAAATCAGAAATTGGAGGATCTCTTCTGTAGAGGTTGGTTCAGTGTCCGTCGAGAAGAGAATCCGAAAAAAATCTTTAGCGACTCAATTTGAGGAGGCGCTCATTCATCTTTGGGAAATTTTAGAAAAGATCGGGATTGATACGGTGATTCTCATGCTGGATGATCTCCATTATCTTGCAGAGCGTTGTGGCGAGGCCTTGTATGATTTGCGAGGTATTTTTCAGGGATTGCCCCGTCATGGTTGCAATTTTATCTTGTGTTGTACGGGTAGAAGAGAGATGTTTACCCAAGTGCG belongs to Chlamydiota bacterium and includes:
- a CDS encoding AAA family ATPase: MKNPFSPTYPVNPQYFANRRDVLNTFWRAVERSTQTKNPTPDNIAILGEWGIGKSSVLRKFEAIALEEAHPRRIFCSLIELVPVACNSFASFSEKVIDDIDRNFVTQASLVAKIRNEIRNWRISSVEVGSVSVEKRIRKKSLATQFEEALIHLWEILEKIGIDTVILMLDDLHYLAERCGEALYDLRGIFQGLPRHGCNFILCCTGRREMFTQVRELAEPLTRFFNIKYSLGLFSRDEAREVVLKPIKQSGIGVRIEEAVIAEVYRLTTGHPFFIHFIMRELISLNTGKRITIKNFKKFYPKIEAIMVRERFEVDYSIASAREKEILRSAAHLSDGPFMPQDIRIKGIRNYLRMLTNKNLVTKHERGEYSLYHPLFKSFLKCL